The segment CGTGCATCTTGGCTTATCGATCGGAATATGGGTTGAGCTTCGGAACGCCCTGTTTCCAGTTCACCCATTCTTCAGCGTCAAGACGTGACACAAATTCGGCGATAGGAATGTCCGCAAGATCGGCGCGGCGTTGGGTCACGCGCCAACCTCCGTCAGCCAGACGTTCGATGATGAAAGACTCGACGGGCAATCCAACGTTGGTCATTCGTCACCATCCCTCGGCTTCAGCGGGAGCGTCCCAAGAAACTGGCGATGTTGGTCAAGCCAGGCGGGATTTTGAGTGCCAATGATACCGACACATAACTGGACGCACTCATTGCAGATGAAGGGGCCAGCGCTGGCAATCAGTTGAAGTACGTCGGCCTGGGTCTTTCCGCAAAACGAGCAAGATGGTTCCGCGCCAGATGTCGATGCGATGTCCTCCTCGATCCGGACACCCTTGGCGCTTAGTGCCTCCATCAAGCGCTCGACATCTTCGGCCGCCACGTCTTGCGGTATCAGCCCGTTGAGCTGATCGAACGTGATGTATCCTTGTTTCTCTGCAACAAGTACTGCCTTTCGGATCACTTCCGACCAATCCATATCCCCGTCCTGAGTTTTTCAAAGTCCAATCTCAATCGCTTATTCCGCTAGCGAAAGGCGTTCACTGACCCAGCTTTTGATGCAAATCGGTTGGCCGTTGGGGACAGGGGTGCAATCCCAATCCGGACCGAAGCCGTTACTCGGCTTTGAGTTTGGAGACCAATAGAAACCGAAAGCCAGAAGGCAAAGCACAACGGCGATGAATAAAATGCCCATGACATCACCGCGTGTCGGGTACGGCCGAGGCCATCTCATGGCAGCATCTTTACCAGAGTTTCGGCCACGGCAGACGGATCGACATGCAGACGATCGGCGAAAATCGTTCGGCTTGAAAGCGGACGCGGCGAATTCATGAGCACACGTCCCAGGCTAGCCTCATCAGCTTGAGCGAAGCCGCGAGTCGCGCACCACGACCTCGGGATCGCTCGCGGAACCGCCCATCGCCATGATGACATTATGCCCCTGTTTTGCCCGACGGAGCAAGCAGATTTCGCCGAATC is part of the Bradyrhizobium commune genome and harbors:
- a CDS encoding ClpX C4-type zinc finger protein — translated: MDWSEVIRKAVLVAEKQGYITFDQLNGLIPQDVAAEDVERLMEALSAKGVRIEEDIASTSGAEPSCSFCGKTQADVLQLIASAGPFICNECVQLCVGIIGTQNPAWLDQHRQFLGTLPLKPRDGDE